The following are encoded in a window of Caldicellulosiruptor danielii genomic DNA:
- a CDS encoding mannitol dehydrogenase family protein, which yields MSELKKKYISTQDLWEKANIVLPQFDIEKIENATYQNPVWLHFGAGNIFRGYIAAIVQDLIERGELSRGVIAAELFDYEIIDRIYKPYDNLCLAVTSDAKGNLEKRVIASITEGLKCDKSFEADWQRLCRIFESTSLELVTFTITEKGYNLFDLKGEYLPTVKEDIENGPKNPKSSMGKVAALAYVRYKSGRKPVAYVSLDNCSKNGEKLQSSIVQIAKEWAKRGLVEEDFVEYLNDNSLVSFPWSMIDKIVPRPSERIKELLEEDGLENMDIICTSKNTYIAPFVNTEKAQYLVIEDCFPNGRPPLERAGVFMTDRKTVEDSERMKVQTCLNPLHTALAIFGCLLGYKTIYEEVKDEHLKKFIEKIGYDEGLKVVIDPKIINPSEYIKEVIEERFPNPYIPDTPQRIATDTSQKMPIRFGETIKAYAESQDLDVKSLRYIPLVIAGWLRYLMCIDDEGKTFEPSPDPLLPELKKHLEGIELGKEYDDLEERLRPILANEVIFKVDLFKVGLAKKVVEYFKEMIQGIGAVRKTLQKYVN from the coding sequence ATGTCTGAACTGAAGAAAAAATATATATCGACGCAAGATTTATGGGAAAAAGCCAATATTGTGTTGCCTCAATTTGATATTGAAAAAATAGAAAATGCTACTTACCAGAATCCAGTTTGGCTTCATTTTGGAGCTGGCAATATCTTCAGAGGCTACATTGCAGCAATAGTTCAGGATTTAATTGAAAGAGGAGAGCTTAGCAGGGGAGTAATCGCAGCAGAGCTTTTTGACTATGAGATAATAGACAGGATATACAAACCTTATGACAATCTCTGCTTGGCTGTGACATCTGATGCAAAAGGAAATTTGGAAAAAAGAGTGATTGCAAGTATTACAGAAGGGCTTAAGTGTGATAAGAGCTTTGAAGCAGATTGGCAAAGACTCTGCAGAATTTTTGAAAGTACATCTCTTGAGCTTGTAACATTCACGATAACAGAAAAAGGATACAACCTGTTTGACCTCAAAGGTGAGTATTTGCCTACAGTAAAAGAGGATATAGAAAATGGGCCGAAAAATCCAAAAAGTTCGATGGGCAAGGTTGCAGCCTTGGCATATGTTCGATACAAAAGCGGCAGAAAACCAGTTGCATATGTGAGCCTTGACAATTGTTCCAAAAACGGTGAAAAGCTGCAAAGTTCAATAGTTCAGATAGCTAAAGAGTGGGCAAAAAGAGGTCTTGTTGAAGAGGATTTTGTTGAATACTTGAACGATAATTCTTTGGTAAGTTTCCCATGGAGCATGATAGACAAGATTGTTCCAAGACCTTCAGAGAGAATAAAGGAGCTTTTAGAGGAAGATGGACTTGAAAATATGGATATCATCTGCACATCAAAAAATACATACATTGCACCGTTTGTCAATACAGAAAAGGCTCAGTACCTTGTGATAGAAGATTGTTTTCCAAATGGAAGACCTCCTCTGGAAAGAGCAGGAGTGTTTATGACAGATAGGAAGACGGTAGAGGACTCTGAGCGGATGAAGGTTCAGACATGTTTGAATCCTCTTCACACGGCTTTGGCTATATTTGGCTGTTTGCTTGGGTATAAGACAATTTATGAAGAGGTAAAAGATGAGCATTTAAAAAAGTTTATCGAAAAGATAGGGTACGATGAAGGATTGAAGGTTGTGATTGACCCAAAGATAATAAATCCGAGTGAGTATATAAAAGAAGTGATAGAAGAGAGATTTCCAAATCCATATATACCTGATACACCGCAGAGGATTGCAACAGACACGTCACAAAAGATGCCAATTAGGTTTGGAGAGACTATAAAGGCTTACGCAGAAAGCCAAGATTTAGATGTAAAAAGCCTCAGATACATTCCTCTTGTGATAGCTGGATGGCTGAGATATTTAATGTGCATTGATGATGAGGGGAAAACTTTTGAGCCAAGTCCGGACCCACTTTTACCTGAGCTTAAAAAACATCTTGAAGGTATAGAGCTTGGCAAAGAGTATGATGATTTAGAAGAAAGGCTAAGACCAATTCTGGCAAATGAGGTTATTTTCAAGGTTGACTTATTTAAAGTGGGACTTGCAAAGAAGGTAGTGGAATATTTCAAAGAGATGATACAAGGTATTGGAGCTGTGAGAAAAACCTTGCAAAAGTATGTAAATTAA
- the uxuA gene encoding mannonate dehydratase translates to MGFKMTFRWFGPNDDNIPLEYIRQIPGIYGVVTAIFDIPVGEVWPEDRIFALKKMVEDAGLKFEVIESVNVHEDIKLGLPTRDRYIENYKQTIRNLAKAGVKVICYNFMPVFDWLRTDLAKKLPDGSEVMEYNHEMLKNLTPDELVKSMEKGSQGFSLPGWESYRLKQLQSLFEMYKDVDENKLLQNLIYFLENIIPVCEECDVKMAIHPDDPPWSLFGLPRVVTNKENIEKFLKAVDSPYNGLTLCTGSLGANKENNIPELIRYFGKMGRIHFMHVRNIKFTGERSFYETSHLSTDGSFDMFEIMKAIYDIGFDGYLRPDHGRMIWGEKGRPGYGLYDRALGIAYLNGLWEAIEKMLKNRKSSK, encoded by the coding sequence ATGGGTTTTAAGATGACCTTTAGGTGGTTTGGTCCAAATGATGATAATATTCCACTTGAGTATATACGTCAGATTCCAGGCATATATGGTGTTGTAACAGCCATATTTGATATTCCAGTTGGAGAGGTATGGCCGGAAGATAGGATTTTTGCGCTAAAAAAGATGGTAGAAGATGCAGGCCTTAAATTTGAGGTAATAGAGAGTGTAAATGTCCATGAGGACATAAAACTTGGACTTCCCACAAGAGATAGATATATAGAGAACTACAAACAGACCATAAGGAACTTGGCAAAAGCAGGTGTAAAGGTAATATGTTATAACTTTATGCCTGTATTTGACTGGCTGAGGACAGACCTTGCGAAAAAGCTTCCTGATGGTTCGGAGGTTATGGAATACAACCATGAGATGCTCAAGAATCTCACACCAGATGAACTTGTAAAAAGCATGGAAAAGGGATCACAAGGTTTTTCTCTTCCTGGTTGGGAGAGCTACAGGTTAAAACAGCTGCAAAGCTTATTTGAGATGTACAAGGATGTTGATGAGAATAAGCTTTTGCAAAACCTTATCTACTTTTTGGAGAATATAATTCCTGTGTGTGAAGAGTGCGACGTTAAAATGGCAATACATCCAGATGATCCGCCCTGGTCACTTTTTGGTCTTCCAAGGGTTGTGACAAACAAGGAAAATATAGAAAAGTTTTTGAAAGCGGTTGACAGTCCGTACAATGGGCTAACACTTTGCACAGGGTCACTTGGAGCAAACAAGGAAAATAACATCCCAGAGCTTATAAGATATTTTGGCAAGATGGGAAGAATACATTTTATGCATGTGAGAAATATAAAATTTACTGGTGAGAGGTCTTTTTACGAAACATCACACCTGTCGACAGATGGTTCATTTGACATGTTTGAGATTATGAAAGCTATATATGATATCGGCTTTGACGGGTATTTGCGACCTGACCATGGGAGGATGATTTGGGGCGAAAAGGGAAGACCTGGATATGGACTTTATGATAGAGCACTTGGTATTGCGTATTTGAACGGGCTGTGGGAGGCAATTGAAAAGATGTTAAAGAATAGAAAAAGTAGTAAGTAG
- a CDS encoding glycoside hydrolase family 2 TIM barrel-domain containing protein, which produces MQKINLDRSWEYFKLGFTNVLNLTSSEYERKKVDLPHDAVIEMERSEVNSSGAGEGYTAGCSLYYKKELILDKQWKGKNLILEFEGIMGIAEIFVNGRLVAKHFNGYTSFLIDITKHVKFDDKNTIIVRIENTHKPSSRWYAGCGIYRHVWLHIGGKVYIKPWHLHVQTRAIENETAKLEVRAVVVNSSNEKVNGVIKFDVFSKEERLLLSSEERFLIGENEEKVIAKTLELKPFKYWDIEDPYLYKIQATIICDECIEDSASTFFGIRAISVHPKEGFKLNGKPLKLKGGCIHHDNGPLGSASYDRAEERKVELLKASGFNAVRLAHNPFAPAFLDACDRLGMLVIEEFFDVWHAGKVSFDYHLFFDKYWEEDLESTIMRDYNHPSIIMWSIGNEITWGVGVDVEDDSNNSIYTWCERLAKRVKSLDQSRLVTAALCAIPDDYKTLFAIIEEGNYVIRLLKQEADIIEDKWGEFSEKFSRFLDVVGYNYKVDRYEYDKFKYPNRIICGTETYPYTLFKNWKQTIENSNVIGDFVWTAIDYLGEAGLGRVSIEADDLKSFCGSYPWFLANCGDIDICGEKRPQSYYRDIVWGNRKDPYIVILPPQVYGKKLYFKPWAWEPVERNYTFPGYEGMKVSIHVYADADEVELFVNGRSLGRKEAGINTQFKTVYDTVYEPGVVEAVAYKDGKEIGRDRIETTDKPAALKLFADRKIISSSYGDLCYIKIVAVDRNGREVVFADNTIFVEVEGAGRLVALGTSDPLSTELFVDRKRKLYKGRALAIVKSIGKKGEIKLKVLADDLGRAQILIECI; this is translated from the coding sequence ATGCAGAAGATAAATTTGGACAGGTCATGGGAATATTTTAAGCTTGGTTTTACAAATGTATTAAACTTGACAAGTTCAGAGTATGAGCGGAAAAAGGTAGATTTACCACATGATGCTGTAATTGAAATGGAAAGAAGTGAAGTTAATTCTTCAGGTGCTGGGGAAGGATATACTGCGGGATGCAGTTTGTATTATAAGAAAGAGTTGATTTTAGATAAACAATGGAAGGGCAAAAATTTAATACTCGAGTTTGAAGGAATTATGGGTATAGCTGAGATTTTTGTAAATGGTAGGTTAGTGGCAAAACATTTCAATGGATACACGAGCTTTCTAATTGATATAACAAAACATGTAAAGTTTGACGATAAGAACACCATTATTGTGCGTATAGAAAATACTCATAAGCCAAGCTCAAGATGGTACGCAGGTTGTGGTATATACAGGCATGTGTGGCTACACATTGGCGGCAAAGTGTATATTAAACCATGGCATTTGCATGTTCAAACCAGAGCAATTGAAAATGAAACTGCAAAATTAGAAGTAAGAGCTGTTGTTGTAAATAGTAGTAATGAGAAAGTTAATGGAGTAATAAAATTTGATGTATTTTCAAAAGAGGAAAGACTATTGCTCAGCAGTGAAGAGAGGTTTTTGATTGGTGAAAATGAAGAAAAGGTAATTGCTAAAACATTAGAACTAAAACCTTTTAAATATTGGGATATAGAAGACCCATATCTTTATAAGATTCAAGCAACTATTATTTGTGACGAGTGTATTGAAGATAGTGCTTCTACATTCTTTGGTATCCGAGCAATTTCAGTTCATCCAAAGGAAGGATTCAAATTAAATGGTAAACCACTAAAATTAAAAGGTGGCTGTATTCATCATGACAACGGACCGCTTGGAAGTGCAAGTTACGATAGGGCTGAAGAGAGAAAAGTAGAACTTTTAAAAGCTTCTGGTTTTAATGCAGTAAGACTTGCACATAATCCGTTTGCTCCAGCTTTTTTGGATGCATGTGATAGATTAGGAATGCTTGTGATAGAAGAATTTTTTGATGTGTGGCATGCTGGAAAAGTTAGTTTTGACTACCATCTATTTTTTGACAAATACTGGGAAGAAGATTTGGAGTCCACCATAATGAGAGACTATAATCATCCTTCGATAATAATGTGGTCAATAGGTAACGAGATTACATGGGGAGTTGGCGTTGATGTTGAAGATGATAGCAACAACTCAATATACACATGGTGTGAGCGATTAGCGAAAAGGGTAAAAAGTTTAGATCAATCAAGGCTTGTAACAGCAGCACTGTGCGCAATTCCGGATGATTATAAAACGCTTTTTGCTATTATTGAAGAGGGTAACTATGTAATAAGACTACTAAAACAAGAAGCAGATATTATTGAAGATAAATGGGGCGAATTTTCAGAGAAGTTTTCGAGATTTCTGGATGTAGTTGGTTATAACTATAAAGTAGATAGATATGAATATGATAAATTTAAATATCCTAATCGGATAATTTGCGGTACAGAAACGTATCCGTATACTCTTTTTAAAAACTGGAAACAAACAATAGAAAATTCAAATGTGATAGGTGATTTTGTATGGACGGCTATTGATTATTTAGGTGAAGCAGGTCTTGGTAGAGTAAGTATTGAAGCAGATGATCTTAAATCTTTTTGCGGGTCTTATCCATGGTTTTTAGCAAATTGTGGGGATATTGATATTTGTGGTGAAAAGCGACCTCAATCGTATTACAGAGACATTGTTTGGGGGAACAGGAAAGATCCATATATTGTAATACTTCCACCGCAAGTTTATGGCAAAAAACTATACTTTAAACCCTGGGCATGGGAACCGGTTGAAAGAAATTACACTTTTCCTGGATATGAAGGGATGAAGGTATCGATACATGTCTATGCAGATGCAGATGAGGTTGAGCTGTTTGTAAATGGCAGAAGTTTGGGAAGAAAAGAAGCAGGGATTAATACTCAGTTTAAAACAGTTTATGACACAGTTTATGAACCTGGAGTAGTAGAAGCTGTAGCGTACAAAGATGGTAAAGAGATTGGAAGGGACAGAATAGAAACAACAGATAAGCCGGCAGCTTTAAAATTATTTGCTGATAGAAAAATTATATCCTCTTCTTATGGAGATTTGTGTTATATAAAAATAGTGGCAGTAGATAGGAATGGGAGAGAGGTTGTTTTTGCAGATAACACAATATTTGTAGAAGTTGAAGGTGCAGGTAGACTTGTTGCTTTAGGAACTTCTGATCCTTTGTCAACAGAACTATTTGTTGACCGAAAGAGAAAGCTCTATAAAGGTCGTGCACTCGCAATAGTAAAAAGCATTGGCAAAAAAGGAGAAATAAAATTGAAAGTTTTAGCAGATGACTTAGGTAGAGCACAGATTTTGATAGAGTGCATATGA
- the cbiM gene encoding cobalt transporter CbiM, giving the protein MHIPDGYLSPQTCATFYAASVAVVGIAFAKFKKSVDEKTFVHLPMASAFTFIVMMFNFPVVGGSSAHITGIPLITYLFGPFASIIASTVVLIIQALLFRDGGILALGTNVFNMAIAIPLVTIFVDSLLKISNLKNEKVRIFISTYISTNVAALLTAVELGLQPILFTKAGKPLYFMYDLKTTIPAMMVPHLLVIGVVEAVLTVLLYSPLKNFAKIKK; this is encoded by the coding sequence ATGCACATTCCTGATGGTTATTTAAGTCCACAAACTTGTGCTACATTTTATGCTGCGTCTGTGGCAGTTGTTGGTATTGCATTTGCGAAGTTTAAAAAATCAGTTGATGAAAAGACCTTTGTTCATCTTCCAATGGCATCAGCATTTACATTTATTGTTATGATGTTCAACTTTCCGGTAGTGGGTGGAAGTTCTGCTCATATTACTGGAATACCACTTATAACTTATCTGTTCGGACCGTTTGCTTCAATCATAGCATCGACAGTAGTCTTGATAATCCAAGCTCTTTTGTTCAGAGATGGAGGAATTTTAGCACTTGGAACTAATGTGTTTAACATGGCCATTGCTATTCCGCTGGTTACTATTTTTGTTGACAGCCTTCTGAAAATATCTAACCTTAAGAATGAAAAAGTCAGAATATTTATAAGCACATACATTTCTACAAATGTAGCTGCACTTTTGACGGCAGTTGAGCTTGGACTTCAACCAATTTTATTTACAAAAGCAGGAAAACCGTTATATTTTATGTACGACTTGAAAACAACCATTCCTGCTATGATGGTTCCACACCTTTTGGTTATTGGGGTGGTTGAAGCAGTTTTGACAGTTTTGCTGTATTCACCTTTAAAAAATTTTGCTAAAATAAAAAAGTAA
- a CDS encoding PDGLE domain-containing protein, giving the protein MKKDVGNNFKTILIILFSLAILTPLGLLTQNPAFGEWTEEEIKKMLGFVPEGLKKYAVVYKFDLFDGYSVKFIHNQYIGYILSALIGIAVIFAVFFLLKHLMTERE; this is encoded by the coding sequence ATGAAAAAAGATGTTGGCAATAACTTTAAAACGATATTAATAATTCTGTTTTCCCTTGCTATTTTGACTCCGCTTGGGCTTTTGACACAAAACCCGGCGTTTGGCGAGTGGACTGAAGAAGAAATAAAGAAGATGCTGGGGTTTGTACCTGAGGGATTAAAAAAGTATGCTGTGGTTTATAAATTTGACCTTTTTGATGGCTATTCAGTTAAGTTTATTCACAACCAGTATATTGGCTATATTTTATCAGCACTAATTGGAATAGCAGTTATATTCGCGGTATTTTTCTTATTAAAACATTTAATGACTGAAAGGGAGTAA
- a CDS encoding energy-coupling factor transporter transmembrane component T family protein produces MLPDFLIEEDNAKVKVAKEGYVEKSLSGYLKVSQWFFKRNKSLFTRIDEWAKLLFLIWFSLLVSVSNSILFLAVAFTFVLVVAAISKADIKALIVSSWAFVPLVTFIISIPYMLITRNIMPAILQVLKTGVIIMTGEVVIYNSRIDRLFKPFSFFGGLKEFIWLVELTMRNIFVLLHTITDILFAKKIRTVGVSRNRLDFVKSMIRAIVQKTIYISEVTYVSMRTRGFSSGNIKLMYRFKVTVPELLVVFFLIIMSILERILK; encoded by the coding sequence GTGCTGCCAGATTTTTTAATAGAAGAAGATAACGCTAAAGTCAAAGTTGCAAAAGAAGGATATGTGGAAAAGAGTCTTTCTGGTTACTTGAAAGTTTCTCAGTGGTTTTTCAAAAGAAACAAAAGTTTATTTACAAGGATTGACGAATGGGCAAAACTTTTGTTTTTAATATGGTTTAGTTTACTGGTGAGTGTCTCTAATAGTATTTTGTTTTTAGCAGTTGCTTTTACTTTTGTATTGGTAGTTGCAGCAATATCAAAAGCTGATATTAAGGCATTGATTGTTTCATCTTGGGCGTTTGTGCCGCTTGTTACATTTATAATAAGCATTCCTTATATGCTTATAACAAGGAATATTATGCCAGCTATTTTGCAGGTTTTAAAGACGGGCGTCATTATAATGACAGGTGAGGTTGTAATATATAATTCAAGAATTGACAGGCTTTTTAAGCCTTTTTCTTTTTTTGGGGGATTGAAGGAATTCATATGGCTTGTGGAACTCACCATGAGGAACATCTTTGTACTTTTGCACACAATTACAGATATTTTGTTCGCAAAAAAGATAAGGACGGTGGGTGTATCAAGAAATAGATTGGATTTTGTAAAATCTATGATAAGAGCCATTGTTCAAAAAACCATTTATATTTCAGAAGTTACTTATGTTTCCATGAGGACACGCGGTTTTTCATCTGGCAACATTAAATTAATGTATAGATTCAAGGTTACTGTTCCAGAACTTTTGGTAGTATTCTTCCTAATTATAATGAGCATTTTGGAGAGGATTTTAAAATGA